The following proteins are encoded in a genomic region of Lactiplantibacillus plantarum:
- a CDS encoding amino acid permease, with protein sequence MKASQRLLVKKSVNPANFNKGGLEKTLSAFSLTMMGVGAIVGSGIFITPGIIAAKYAGPAAMLSFVIAAVVCSLAALCYAEFSSTIPLAGSAYTYVYTVFGEFLAWILGWSLISEYLFAVSSVAVSWSSYFQNLMSGFGLKLPTFLTAAAGTAGVSGAGFNLIAFVVVLAVSLLLVGGLQESTRVNSIMVIVKILVIVLFIGVAIFFVKPANYHPFMPHGVSGLVKGASLAFYAYIGFDAVSTASEEVKNPKRNMPIGIVGSLVVASILYVAMAAVLVGVVHYSKLNVGDPVAYALAVIHQNWAAGIVSLGAVVGMTTVLIVMLYGGTRLLFAISRDGLLPKVFRTVSPHTKVPVKSTWIFGIIASVFAAVIPLDKIAELVNIGTLFAFAMVSIGVVFLRRHETLQQINSSFKVPFYPVLPVVSFLACVYLMLNLQAFTWHMFGIWLVIGIVIYFAYSYRHSRIRAGLRAKESKS encoded by the coding sequence ATGAAAGCATCACAACGATTGCTGGTTAAAAAATCAGTCAATCCAGCTAATTTTAATAAGGGTGGCCTCGAAAAGACGTTGAGCGCATTTAGTTTAACCATGATGGGTGTTGGCGCAATCGTGGGTTCTGGGATTTTTATCACCCCCGGAATTATCGCCGCTAAGTATGCCGGTCCGGCTGCCATGCTCTCATTTGTGATTGCTGCGGTAGTGTGTTCGCTGGCCGCATTATGTTACGCTGAATTTTCTTCAACCATTCCCTTGGCGGGGAGTGCCTATACTTACGTTTATACCGTTTTTGGGGAATTCTTAGCGTGGATTCTTGGTTGGTCTCTGATCTCAGAATATTTATTCGCGGTATCTTCGGTGGCGGTAAGTTGGTCATCGTACTTTCAGAATTTAATGAGCGGCTTTGGCCTAAAACTACCAACATTTCTGACCGCCGCAGCTGGTACTGCCGGTGTCAGTGGTGCTGGATTCAACTTAATTGCTTTTGTCGTGGTTTTGGCTGTCTCACTGTTATTGGTCGGTGGGTTACAAGAGTCAACACGGGTCAATTCAATTATGGTAATCGTTAAGATTCTAGTGATTGTTCTTTTCATTGGCGTGGCAATTTTCTTTGTGAAACCTGCCAATTATCATCCGTTCATGCCCCATGGTGTTAGCGGACTGGTCAAAGGCGCGTCGTTAGCATTCTACGCGTATATTGGGTTTGATGCGGTGTCGACTGCTTCAGAAGAAGTGAAAAATCCTAAGCGTAATATGCCAATCGGAATTGTCGGTTCGTTAGTCGTAGCATCGATTTTATACGTGGCAATGGCCGCCGTTCTGGTCGGGGTCGTGCATTACAGTAAGCTTAACGTGGGTGATCCCGTGGCGTATGCCTTAGCCGTCATTCATCAAAACTGGGCGGCGGGGATTGTGTCACTGGGTGCCGTTGTCGGTATGACGACCGTTTTGATTGTCATGTTATATGGTGGGACCCGGTTACTGTTTGCGATTAGCCGGGATGGGTTGTTACCGAAAGTCTTTCGGACGGTCAGTCCCCATACCAAAGTGCCAGTTAAGAGTACTTGGATTTTTGGCATTATTGCCAGTGTATTTGCGGCTGTGATTCCATTAGATAAAATTGCGGAGTTAGTCAATATTGGAACGCTATTTGCATTCGCTATGGTGTCTATCGGTGTTGTCTTCCTGCGTCGACACGAAACGCTACAACAAATCAATAGTTCATTTAAAGTACCATTTTATCCAGTGTTACCAGTTGTCTCGTTCCTCGCATGTGTCTACCTGATGCTTAATTTGCAGGCATTTACGTGGCATATGTTTGGTATTTGGCTGGTTATTGGCATCGTGATTTACTTTGCCTATAGTTATCGGCACTCCCGTATTCGAGCAGGGTTACGTGCCAAAGAATCAAAATCGTAA
- a CDS encoding serine aminopeptidase domain-containing protein: MKRNSQQSTTVDHYKMFKDGKHWVYAGITIAGLGSTLMLTTNALAATATPVSATTTSAANAPASVASQLSQAAGATATESTTTSSMTTGEDSNTTSNTDSSATTDTNQITTSTNATETSATEQATSAASATDQASEVANSASGTVTSQTTSATNSTAANTISGNEQAASSATSDATQVTDMVTATTKSTTDSAIDSTDDTSTNTNSTAAATPTSVATTSAASAATSDSGHGLIYETNDTTGNQKSTVTITQSGPYSVTWKKVTTSDKTDTTTVTLDASDIVAVVNTIKDLANQAATPSGKEQLAAAKAKLTTILDELKELPTDIASTIVGNVLYPIVFTGTGSEALSNLRTEMNQHRYDISNTWTGLDPVAYAADRAAAEEYYPTTVTWWDNVTKETWTLPEYNDPTQSVRAYYIQNGDSTKTVIIGQGWTEHVDWIGYVSKIWYDMGYNVLMPSQRGQFLSDGDNLTFGYQDKYDWLNWVKMVDERNGADSQVVFYGQSLGADTVLEAASVPGLSKSVKAVVSDAGYATLPELGSSLYSKAITAVSNALQSVGLPAITSLPFLSYDKIVAAMNARLIKEQGFSVDDLSATDAASKITIPLLLIHTQDDAFIPYTQSLELAAANHSANQEVWILPGTVGGHAAANNAILQYRQHLLAFLTPLLSVADAEDEAVDVDQVTDNRNQGAADNGTTTDSTAQDNVTDETTADEAISDHQTIVDNTTTDTTNITSDTTPDTTNHAKPNDDSTTSYVDLNDTDNAVDSDSDTAVDATRATTTVNQTSTIDQSSVIKGQVSDSIMVSSTAMTNTDWLVNHDDSGSAVTASLLQDYSDQETSVTTPATVSATTTNTDSADLVAVSSPSSKATTELPQTDETTQSWLATLGTSLLALATGIWAQVRRRFN, translated from the coding sequence ATGAAAAGGAATTCACAACAATCAACCACCGTTGATCATTATAAAATGTTCAAAGATGGCAAACATTGGGTTTACGCGGGGATTACCATTGCGGGGCTCGGTAGTACGTTAATGCTGACGACTAACGCCTTAGCAGCAACGGCTACCCCCGTTAGTGCCACGACCACTTCTGCGGCCAACGCCCCAGCTAGCGTTGCCAGTCAACTCAGCCAAGCCGCCGGGGCAACGGCAACCGAGTCAACCACGACAAGTAGCATGACTACTGGTGAAGACAGTAATACCACGTCAAATACCGACAGCAGCGCTACCACTGACACCAATCAAATTACGACTAGTACTAACGCTACTGAGACTAGCGCGACTGAACAAGCCACAAGTGCAGCGTCAGCTACCGACCAAGCTAGTGAGGTTGCTAACAGTGCGAGTGGCACAGTAACTAGTCAGACGACCAGCGCTACTAATTCGACGGCAGCCAATACCATAAGTGGTAACGAACAGGCCGCTAGCTCAGCGACGAGTGACGCTACTCAAGTCACGGATATGGTGACAGCCACGACTAAATCAACGACCGATTCAGCTATTGATTCAACTGATGATACGAGTACCAACACCAATTCGACCGCTGCGGCAACGCCAACTAGTGTGGCGACGACCAGCGCGGCTAGTGCCGCGACAAGTGACAGCGGTCATGGCTTAATCTACGAAACCAACGACACGACTGGCAATCAAAAGAGTACGGTCACCATTACACAAAGTGGCCCTTACAGTGTGACCTGGAAAAAAGTTACTACCTCTGATAAGACGGACACCACCACGGTCACGTTAGATGCCAGTGATATTGTGGCCGTCGTTAATACGATCAAGGACTTAGCAAATCAAGCAGCGACCCCGTCTGGAAAAGAACAATTAGCAGCAGCCAAAGCCAAACTGACGACAATTCTTGACGAGTTGAAAGAGCTCCCCACAGATATCGCCAGCACGATCGTGGGTAATGTACTCTACCCAATCGTCTTCACGGGAACTGGCTCAGAAGCCCTATCTAATTTACGTACTGAAATGAACCAGCACCGCTATGACATCTCCAATACGTGGACCGGCCTCGATCCAGTCGCTTATGCTGCTGACCGGGCTGCGGCCGAAGAATATTACCCGACAACGGTTACTTGGTGGGATAACGTTACCAAAGAAACCTGGACCCTGCCTGAATACAATGACCCGACGCAGTCTGTCCGTGCTTACTATATTCAAAATGGTGATTCCACCAAGACCGTCATCATCGGCCAAGGTTGGACGGAACATGTTGATTGGATCGGCTACGTTTCAAAAATTTGGTATGACATGGGTTATAACGTCCTCATGCCGAGTCAACGTGGGCAGTTCCTAAGTGACGGTGATAACTTAACGTTTGGTTATCAGGACAAGTATGACTGGCTGAATTGGGTTAAGATGGTCGACGAACGCAATGGCGCCGACAGTCAAGTCGTCTTTTATGGTCAATCATTAGGTGCCGACACCGTGTTAGAAGCAGCCTCAGTTCCTGGACTTTCAAAATCCGTTAAAGCAGTTGTGTCGGACGCCGGGTACGCGACCTTACCAGAACTAGGTAGTTCGCTATACAGCAAAGCCATCACCGCCGTTTCAAACGCACTTCAATCCGTTGGTCTGCCAGCCATCACGAGCCTGCCCTTCTTATCCTATGATAAAATCGTGGCCGCGATGAACGCTCGTTTGATCAAGGAACAAGGTTTCAGTGTCGATGACTTATCAGCAACCGATGCAGCTAGCAAAATCACTATCCCGTTACTCTTGATCCACACGCAAGACGACGCCTTCATTCCATATACTCAATCATTGGAATTAGCGGCCGCCAATCATTCTGCCAACCAAGAAGTTTGGATCTTACCAGGGACTGTCGGTGGTCACGCTGCGGCTAATAACGCGATCCTACAATACCGCCAACACTTGTTAGCTTTCTTAACACCATTGCTATCCGTAGCGGATGCTGAAGATGAAGCAGTTGATGTTGATCAAGTAACGGATAATCGTAATCAGGGAGCGGCTGACAACGGTACAACGACCGATTCCACAGCACAGGACAATGTTACCGATGAAACGACGGCTGATGAGGCCATCAGCGACCATCAAACTATCGTGGATAACACGACCACTGACACTACCAACATAACTAGTGATACAACACCAGACACGACCAATCATGCGAAACCTAATGATGATTCAACGACTAGTTACGTTGACTTGAACGACACGGATAACGCAGTGGATAGTGATTCCGACACGGCGGTTGACGCAACACGTGCGACGACCACTGTGAACCAGACAAGCACTATCGATCAGAGCAGCGTGATTAAGGGCCAAGTCAGTGATTCAATTATGGTCAGTTCAACCGCCATGACTAACACTGACTGGTTAGTTAATCACGATGACAGCGGTTCGGCCGTCACGGCTAGTCTGCTTCAAGATTATAGTGACCAGGAAACAAGTGTGACGACGCCAGCCACGGTATCTGCCACAACAACTAATACTGACAGTGCCGACTTAGTTGCCGTCTCCTCACCATCATCCAAAGCCACAACTGAGCTCCCGCAGACCGACGAAACAACTCAGTCATGGCTCGCAACGCTGGGTACCAGTCTCTTAGCCCTAGCAACGGGGATTTGGGCCCAAGTTCGGCGACGTTTTAATTAG
- a CDS encoding ECF transporter S component → MQRRSNAYHISVLAVLMAIVIIQNIVPFFGYIPLPGLSITTIHVTVILAAVVLGPRDGAIIGGAWGIIAWIRAFVAPTSPLAPIVFTNPLISVIPRILVGLIAGWVFIWFQKRHQKVLGMTLAGVAGALTNTILVLGLIGLLYSHQAAGFYQVNLSKLMPYLLTIVASNGIPEAILAGILTPLIGTPLLRFKK, encoded by the coding sequence ATGCAGAGACGTTCAAACGCCTATCATATCAGTGTATTAGCGGTACTAATGGCAATCGTGATCATTCAGAATATTGTTCCGTTTTTTGGGTACATTCCATTACCAGGATTGAGTATTACGACAATTCACGTGACGGTTATCCTGGCCGCCGTGGTCTTGGGACCGCGTGATGGGGCAATTATTGGGGGCGCATGGGGAATTATTGCGTGGATACGGGCGTTCGTCGCACCGACGAGTCCCTTAGCACCAATCGTATTTACCAATCCATTGATTTCGGTGATACCCCGGATTCTCGTCGGTTTGATAGCCGGTTGGGTCTTTATTTGGTTTCAGAAGCGGCATCAAAAAGTGTTGGGGATGACGCTGGCGGGCGTGGCCGGGGCATTAACGAACACGATTCTAGTCTTAGGTTTGATTGGGCTACTCTATAGTCATCAAGCAGCCGGCTTTTATCAAGTTAATTTGAGCAAACTAATGCCGTACTTGTTAACGATCGTGGCCTCGAATGGGATTCCGGAAGCGATTTTAGCTGGAATTCTCACACCACTGATCGGGACACCATTACTACGTTTTAAAAAATAA
- a CDS encoding cytochrome ubiquinol oxidase subunit I, with protein MNLGLSILSLARFQFAMTTVFHFFFVPLSIGLALVVAIMETVYVVKKDIMYKHMAQFWGRIFLLSFAVGVVTGIIQEFQFGMNWSDYSRFMGDIFGAPLAIEALVAFFMESTFIGLWMFGWDRFNAKLHCAFIWLTSIGTMISAMWILAANSFMQNPVGFMINTKTGRAQMTSFAAVVKNEQLWYELPHVLFGAFVTGSFVVAGMAAFALLKKKNVTFFRKSIKVSLIVGLVASIGVIGMGDLQTRYIIKEQPMKFAATEGLYKDSGSPASWAVIEGMDTKNHKANWSIEIPYVLDILSYHKLSGNVKGQNTLNKELHAKYDKKFGKDMNYYVPTKTLFWSFRVMTVAGGLFALIAIIGLYFNRAKSTLIERQRWFLWVLGICTFLPFAANTAGWLITELGRYPWVVYGLLTIADAVSPNVSVASLLISNIVYFCLFSGLGIVMIVLSRRALHQGPDDLLQASDDAPYDPYGKEAFSHE; from the coding sequence ATGAATCTCGGATTAAGTATTTTATCCTTGGCGCGCTTTCAGTTCGCGATGACCACGGTGTTTCATTTCTTCTTTGTGCCATTATCAATCGGCTTAGCCTTGGTTGTTGCCATCATGGAAACGGTGTATGTTGTCAAAAAAGACATCATGTACAAGCACATGGCACAATTTTGGGGCCGCATTTTCTTACTTAGCTTTGCCGTTGGTGTCGTGACAGGGATTATACAAGAATTCCAATTTGGGATGAACTGGTCTGATTATTCACGGTTTATGGGTGACATTTTTGGGGCGCCACTAGCGATTGAAGCGTTAGTTGCCTTCTTTATGGAATCCACGTTTATTGGGTTATGGATGTTTGGTTGGGATCGGTTTAATGCCAAGCTCCACTGTGCGTTTATCTGGCTAACGTCGATTGGGACGATGATTTCCGCGATGTGGATTTTAGCAGCGAACAGTTTCATGCAAAATCCAGTTGGTTTCATGATCAATACCAAGACTGGTCGTGCACAGATGACGAGCTTTGCAGCAGTCGTCAAGAACGAACAGCTCTGGTATGAATTACCACATGTGTTGTTTGGGGCGTTTGTTACCGGCTCATTTGTGGTTGCTGGGATGGCGGCGTTTGCGTTACTCAAAAAGAAAAACGTCACGTTCTTCCGCAAATCGATCAAGGTCAGTTTAATCGTTGGCCTGGTTGCTTCCATCGGTGTGATTGGAATGGGAGATTTACAGACGCGTTACATCATTAAAGAACAACCGATGAAGTTTGCCGCAACGGAAGGCTTATATAAGGATTCCGGCTCGCCAGCTTCATGGGCAGTTATTGAAGGGATGGATACTAAGAACCATAAGGCCAACTGGTCGATTGAAATCCCGTATGTGTTGGATATTTTAAGCTATCATAAGTTGTCCGGTAATGTGAAGGGACAAAATACCCTTAACAAGGAACTTCATGCCAAGTATGACAAGAAATTTGGTAAGGACATGAACTACTACGTGCCAACAAAGACGCTTTTCTGGAGCTTCCGGGTCATGACGGTAGCTGGTGGGCTCTTCGCACTGATTGCCATTATCGGTCTATACTTCAACCGTGCAAAGTCAACGCTGATTGAGCGGCAGCGCTGGTTCCTGTGGGTACTAGGAATCTGTACGTTCTTACCATTCGCCGCAAACACGGCCGGGTGGCTGATTACTGAATTAGGTCGTTATCCATGGGTTGTTTATGGTTTACTGACGATTGCAGATGCCGTTTCACCAAATGTTAGTGTCGCTTCGTTGCTGATCTCTAACATCGTGTACTTCTGCTTGTTCAGTGGCTTAGGCATTGTCATGATCGTCTTATCACGGCGTGCCTTACACCAAGGCCCTGATGATTTGTTACAAGCTAGCGATGACGCACCGTACGATCCTTATGGTAAGGAGGCGTTCAGTCATGAGTAA